From Rhineura floridana isolate rRhiFlo1 chromosome 5, rRhiFlo1.hap2, whole genome shotgun sequence, a single genomic window includes:
- the KCTD4 gene encoding BTB/POZ domain-containing protein KCTD4, with amino-acid sequence MEHKTNWREMENKKSNHSEGNDQGKNCKMSPITLNVGGYLYVTQKQTLTKYPDSFLERVVNGKILSPSDADGHYFIDRDGLLFRHVLNFLRNGELLLPEGFKENQLLAQEAEFFQLKALADAVKLKWEKEQLASRETTFLEITDSHDRSQGLRIFCNAPDFITKIKSRIVLVSKSRLDGFPEEFSISSNIIQFKYFIKSENGTRLVLKEDNTFVCTLETLKFEAIMMALKCGFRLLTSLDCSKGSIVHSDALHFIK; translated from the coding sequence ATGGAGCACAAAACAAACTGGCGTGAAATGGAGAACAAAAAAAGCAACCACTCGGAAGGCAACGATCAAGGCAAGAATTGTAAAATGTCTCCAATTACTCTCAATGTTGGTGGATATCTGTATGTTACGCAAAAGCAAACACTAACCAAGTATCCAGACTCTTTTTTGGAAAGAGTTGTAAATGGAAAGATTCTCTCTCCGTCTGACGCAGATGGCCATTATTTTATAGACAGGGATGGGCTGCTATTTAGGCACGTTCTGAACTTCCTACGGAATGGAGAACTGCTTCTACCAGAGGGATTTAAAGAAAACCAACTTCTGGCACAAGAGGCAGAATTTTTTCAGCTTAAAGCACTAGCTGATGCAGTGAAATTAAAGTGGGAAAAGGAGCAGCTCGCATCCAGAGAGACTACCTTTCTAGAGATAACAGACAGCCACGACCGTTCACAGGGCCTGCGGATTTTTTGCAATGCTCCTGACttcataacaaaaataaaatctcgCATTGTTTTGGTGTCTAAAAGCAGGCTGGATGGCTTTCCAGAAGAGTTTTCAATCTCTTCCAACATTATTCAGTTTAAATATTTCATAAAGTCAGAAAATGGAACTCGGCTTGTTTTGAAAGAAGATAATACTTTTGTTTGCACCTTGGAAACTCTTAAGTTTGAAGCTATAATGATGGCACTGAAATGTGGATTTAGGTTGCTGACCAGTCTGGACTGTTCCAAAGGGTCAATTGTTCACAGTGATGCACTTCATTTTATCAAGTAA